One window of the Prochlorococcus marinus XMU1411 genome contains the following:
- a CDS encoding NAD-dependent epimerase/dehydratase family protein: protein MTYKNLLITGANGCVGQYLVDWFLKNTKFRLYLMVRDKSKLPIPIQENKKVKLMVCDIRESHKYKKEISQINYLIHTATAWGDPRRAYEVNIKAFEELLEMLDIEKLEKIIYFSTASILDTQTELMRESLIYGTEYIQTKYECFQKLRESVYAEKTFAVFPTLVFGGTLGKKSKYPVSYLTSGLQEIGKWLWLARFLKLDSKFHFIHANDIAQICGFLIKNHREETYKGFRKFVLGQKFISIDQAIITLLKRNNMRRYFAIPLTKKILKLLLRILPIQTTPWDSFSIKKYDFNHVPITNPETFKLTSYAKSLNDILRLSKLPSCNNN, encoded by the coding sequence TTGACATATAAAAACTTATTAATTACAGGTGCTAATGGATGTGTTGGCCAATATTTAGTAGATTGGTTTTTAAAAAACACAAAATTCAGGCTTTATCTCATGGTGCGAGATAAAAGTAAGTTACCAATTCCAATTCAAGAAAATAAAAAAGTCAAGTTAATGGTGTGCGATATCAGGGAATCACATAAATATAAAAAGGAAATTAGTCAAATTAATTACCTAATACATACTGCTACAGCTTGGGGGGATCCAAGAAGAGCGTATGAAGTAAATATCAAAGCTTTTGAAGAATTACTTGAAATGCTTGATATTGAAAAGTTAGAAAAGATTATTTATTTTTCAACAGCTAGCATTCTTGACACACAAACAGAATTAATGAGGGAATCATTAATTTATGGAACAGAGTACATACAAACAAAATATGAATGTTTCCAGAAACTGAGAGAAAGCGTATATGCAGAAAAAACATTCGCTGTTTTCCCTACCTTGGTTTTCGGAGGAACTCTTGGCAAAAAAAGTAAATATCCTGTGAGTTATTTAACTAGTGGATTGCAAGAAATTGGGAAATGGCTTTGGTTAGCAAGATTTTTAAAACTCGATTCTAAATTTCACTTTATACACGCAAATGATATTGCTCAAATTTGCGGTTTTCTAATTAAAAATCATAGAGAAGAAACATACAAAGGCTTTAGAAAATTTGTATTAGGTCAGAAATTTATTTCAATTGATCAGGCCATAATTACACTTTTAAAAAGAAATAATATGAGGAGATATTTTGCGATACCTCTTACAAAAAAAATTCTAAAATTATTATTAAGAATTCTTCCTATCCAAACCACACCTTGGGATAGCTTCAGTATCAAAAAATATGACTTCAATCATGTCCCCATCACGAATCCTGAGACTTTCAAACTTACAAGTTATGCCAAGTCACTGAACGATATTTTAAGGTTATCTAAGTTACCAAGCTGTAATAACAATTAA
- a CDS encoding 6-carboxytetrahydropterin synthase codes for MYIHSAKFSCSKSYEDFPCSHRQWRHEGHCRFVHGYSRSFTFWFTAKKLDLNGFVVDFSSLKPLENRLKEQFDHTFLVNKDDPLLNYWEKLHELDALDLRIMDNVGMESTSALIWRWANEYLQDKDKGRTCCWKTESKENKSNKACYEEIPEWFKF; via the coding sequence ATGTATATTCATTCTGCGAAATTTTCATGCAGCAAAAGTTACGAGGATTTTCCCTGTTCACATAGGCAATGGCGCCATGAAGGCCACTGCAGATTTGTTCATGGATATTCGAGATCATTCACCTTTTGGTTCACTGCAAAAAAGTTAGACCTAAATGGTTTTGTTGTGGATTTTTCAAGCCTAAAGCCCCTAGAAAATAGACTAAAGGAGCAATTTGACCATACTTTTTTAGTAAATAAAGATGATCCTTTGTTGAATTACTGGGAAAAATTACATGAGTTAGATGCTTTAGATCTGAGAATTATGGATAATGTGGGAATGGAGTCCACTTCTGCATTGATTTGGAGATGGGCTAATGAATACTTGCAGGACAAGGATAAAGGCAGAACATGTTGTTGGAAAACAGAATCAAAAGAAAATAAATCTAATAAAGCATGTTATGAGGAAATTCCTGAATGGTTCAAATTTTAG
- the glgB gene encoding 1,4-alpha-glucan branching protein GlgB, whose translation MIETIQADWIKSEAINLENCCNDNPLKILGPHFYEEQWVVRIWMPEADEVKINFKNKTYKAESINHKWLFEAILPENPNSNYEITISRGGITHTQHDPWSYKEEWMGEVDRHLFAEGNHHHIWEKMGAHLIEEKNQKGVMFCIWAPNAKSISIIGDINSWDGRHHPMQKRLGGIWELFMPTMKEGDTYKYEIRTQQGHIYEKADPYGFLHEIRPQNGSIVSKLNNFNWNDSSWISNRDSSSQINKPISVYEMHLGSWLHESTDNKYLEDNGEPRDPVPAADLKPGSRLLTYPELTKKLIPYVKERGFTHIELMPISEHPFDGSWGYQVTGWYAPTSRFGTPNEFREFVNKCHEEGIGVILDWVPGHFPKDKHGLAFFDGCHLYEHGDSRIGEHKEWGTLIFNYSRNEVRNFLVANLVYWFEEFHIDGIRVDAVASMLYRDYLRPDGEWIPNENGGNENIEAVKFLQQANHVLFQHFPGALSIAEESTTWPMVTKPTDMGGLGFNLKWNMGWMHDMLDYFEIDPWFRQFHQNSVTFSITYNYTENFMLALSHDEVVHGKSHLLHKMPGDDWKKYANTRALLTYMWTHPGKKTIFMGMEFGQRQEWNVWDDLQWELLEFEPHKGIRNLIDDLNALYKNEPALWKNDFDPYGFQWIDCNDKSNSVISFMRRENDSNEWLVVVANFTPNTHGSYKVGVPVEGFYKEIFNSDGSRYGGSNKGNMGGKETINYNIHDYQNALELALPPLSVSIFKHQSEK comes from the coding sequence ATGATCGAGACAATTCAAGCAGACTGGATTAAATCAGAAGCGATCAACCTAGAAAATTGTTGCAATGATAATCCATTAAAAATATTAGGTCCTCATTTTTATGAAGAGCAATGGGTAGTAAGGATATGGATGCCTGAAGCAGACGAAGTTAAAATAAATTTTAAAAATAAAACCTACAAAGCAGAAAGCATTAATCATAAATGGCTTTTTGAAGCAATCCTGCCTGAAAATCCAAATTCTAATTACGAAATAACTATTTCACGAGGAGGTATCACACATACACAACATGACCCTTGGTCATATAAAGAAGAGTGGATGGGAGAAGTAGATAGGCATCTTTTTGCAGAAGGTAATCATCATCATATTTGGGAAAAAATGGGAGCACATCTCATTGAAGAAAAGAATCAAAAAGGAGTCATGTTTTGTATTTGGGCTCCAAATGCAAAATCAATCTCGATAATTGGAGATATAAATTCTTGGGATGGAAGACATCATCCAATGCAAAAAAGATTAGGGGGAATTTGGGAACTATTCATGCCAACAATGAAAGAAGGAGACACATATAAATATGAAATAAGAACACAACAAGGTCATATTTATGAGAAAGCTGATCCATATGGTTTCCTTCATGAAATCAGACCTCAGAATGGTTCAATAGTTTCAAAATTGAACAACTTTAATTGGAATGATAGTTCATGGATTTCAAATAGAGATTCTTCTAGTCAAATTAACAAGCCAATTTCAGTTTATGAAATGCATTTAGGAAGTTGGCTCCATGAATCAACAGATAATAAATATCTTGAAGACAATGGTGAACCAAGAGACCCAGTGCCTGCAGCCGATTTAAAACCTGGTTCAAGATTATTAACTTATCCAGAATTAACCAAAAAACTTATACCTTATGTAAAAGAGAGAGGATTCACTCATATTGAACTAATGCCAATATCTGAACATCCTTTCGATGGTTCATGGGGATACCAGGTTACAGGCTGGTATGCACCAACAAGTAGATTTGGCACCCCAAATGAATTTAGAGAGTTTGTTAATAAATGTCATGAAGAGGGCATAGGTGTAATTCTGGATTGGGTGCCTGGTCATTTCCCAAAAGATAAGCATGGTTTAGCATTTTTTGATGGATGTCATCTTTACGAACATGGAGATTCACGAATAGGTGAACACAAAGAATGGGGAACTCTAATATTTAATTACAGCAGAAACGAAGTAAGAAATTTCTTAGTAGCTAATCTCGTTTATTGGTTTGAAGAGTTTCATATTGATGGCATAAGAGTAGATGCTGTAGCCTCAATGCTTTACAGAGATTATCTTCGCCCAGATGGAGAATGGATACCCAATGAAAATGGTGGTAATGAAAATATAGAAGCCGTTAAATTTCTTCAACAGGCTAATCATGTACTCTTCCAACATTTCCCAGGTGCACTTTCTATCGCTGAAGAATCAACAACTTGGCCAATGGTAACCAAACCAACTGACATGGGAGGGTTGGGGTTTAATTTGAAATGGAATATGGGATGGATGCACGATATGCTCGATTATTTTGAGATAGATCCTTGGTTTAGGCAATTCCATCAAAACAGTGTAACTTTCTCTATAACCTATAACTATACAGAGAACTTTATGCTTGCTCTTAGTCATGATGAGGTTGTACATGGAAAAAGTCATCTTTTGCATAAAATGCCTGGCGATGACTGGAAGAAATATGCAAATACTCGAGCTTTACTAACTTATATGTGGACCCACCCTGGTAAAAAAACGATATTTATGGGAATGGAATTTGGACAAAGACAAGAATGGAATGTTTGGGATGATCTGCAATGGGAATTACTGGAATTTGAGCCTCATAAAGGTATCAGAAACTTGATTGATGACCTAAACGCACTTTATAAAAATGAACCTGCGTTATGGAAAAACGACTTTGATCCTTATGGATTCCAATGGATTGATTGTAATGACAAATCTAATTCGGTAATAAGTTTTATGAGAAGAGAAAACGATTCCAATGAATGGCTTGTTGTTGTTGCCAACTTTACTCCTAATACCCATGGTTCATATAAAGTAGGCGTTCCAGTAGAAGGATTCTACAAGGAGATATTTAATTCAGATGGATCTAGATATGGGGGGAGTAATAAAGGAAATATGGGAGGTAAAGAAACTATAAATTACAATATTCATGATTATCAAAATGCTCTAGAACTTGCTTTGCCCCCATTAAGCGTAAGTATCTTCAAACATCAATCAGAAAAATAA
- the petE gene encoding plastocyanin has product MLRSIFAGLFAIVLTLGLGISSVSAKTVEVKLGTDAGMLAFEPSTVTISAGDTVKFVNNKLAPHNAVFDGHEELSHADLAFAPGESWEETFDTAGTYDYYCEPHRGAGMVGKVVVE; this is encoded by the coding sequence ATGTTACGTTCAATCTTTGCAGGGTTATTCGCAATAGTTTTAACTCTAGGTCTAGGTATTTCATCTGTTTCAGCTAAGACTGTTGAAGTAAAACTTGGTACTGATGCTGGAATGCTTGCATTTGAACCAAGCACAGTAACCATTAGTGCTGGTGATACAGTTAAATTCGTCAATAACAAACTTGCTCCTCACAATGCTGTTTTCGATGGACATGAGGAACTTAGTCATGCAGATTTAGCTTTTGCTCCAGGAGAGTCTTGGGAAGAAACATTTGATACAGCTGGAACTTATGATTACTATTGCGAGCCCCACAGAGGTGCTGGAATGGTAGGTAAAGTTGTCGTTGAATAA
- the hemE gene encoding uroporphyrinogen decarboxylase, which yields MGENLPLLLSAALGKKVNRPPVWMMRQAGRYMKIYRDLRERYPSFRERSENPELSYEISMQPFHAFKPDGVILFSDILTPLPGMGINFEIIESKGPIIEDPIRTLSQIENLKELNPSESLSFVGQVLSSLKKDVNNEATVLGFVGAPWTLAAYVVEGKSSKNYSLIKSMAFKEPDLLHKLLDHFAKSIGEYLKYQIKSGAQVVQIFDSWAGQLSPQDYDIFAGPYQKKVVDIVKAEYPETPVILYISGSAGVIERMAKTGVDIISLDWTVDIEEACKRIPSGIGIQGNIDPGILFGNKESIKERIDNTFNKIKDRKYILNLGHGILPGTPEENAQTFFEHGKKLTY from the coding sequence ATGGGTGAAAATTTACCGCTACTACTTTCTGCCGCATTAGGTAAAAAAGTTAATAGACCGCCAGTATGGATGATGAGGCAAGCAGGAAGATATATGAAAATCTATAGAGATTTAAGGGAGCGTTACCCTAGTTTTAGAGAAAGGTCTGAAAATCCAGAACTATCATATGAGATTTCAATGCAGCCTTTTCATGCTTTCAAACCAGATGGTGTGATCCTTTTTTCAGATATTCTCACACCTCTTCCAGGGATGGGAATAAATTTTGAAATAATAGAAAGTAAAGGTCCAATAATTGAGGACCCAATAAGAACTCTTAGCCAGATAGAGAATTTAAAAGAATTAAATCCAAGTGAGAGTTTAAGTTTTGTTGGGCAAGTGCTTTCTTCACTAAAAAAAGATGTGAATAATGAGGCAACGGTTTTAGGTTTTGTTGGCGCACCTTGGACTCTCGCTGCATATGTCGTTGAAGGTAAAAGCAGTAAAAATTATTCTTTAATCAAATCAATGGCTTTTAAAGAACCAGATTTACTTCATAAACTCCTTGATCATTTTGCAAAATCTATTGGTGAATATCTTAAATATCAAATAAAATCTGGAGCGCAAGTAGTACAAATTTTTGATTCATGGGCAGGCCAACTAAGCCCACAAGATTATGATATCTTTGCTGGACCATATCAAAAAAAAGTTGTTGACATTGTAAAAGCGGAATACCCTGAAACACCAGTAATTCTTTACATTTCAGGAAGTGCTGGCGTAATAGAAAGAATGGCAAAAACAGGCGTAGATATAATTTCATTAGACTGGACAGTAGACATTGAAGAGGCTTGTAAAAGAATCCCTAGTGGGATAGGAATTCAAGGCAATATTGACCCTGGTATTTTATTCGGGAACAAAGAATCAATTAAAGAAAGGATAGATAATACTTTTAATAAAATTAAAGACCGGAAGTATATTCTTAATTTAGGTCATGGGATTTTACCTGGGACTCCAGAAGAAAATGCTCAAACATTTTTTGAACATGGGAAAAAACTCACTTACTAG
- a CDS encoding ATP-dependent Clp protease ATP-binding subunit yields MKIVPSEFSNSAWDCFLFGKEIAYRNYQQDVDSDNLLLALIKKDNLTKKILKENNVNIKKIEKKIMSSLNSKSKMKNKQDNLYIGNTLYEIFSKANDIKNTLDDVVISTEHLIYGFAYDVKYRFQILNHKSIPEFLETIKKMKSDPSTKNDFDNLNDSLDKYGIDLTQSARDGILDPVIGRDEEIRRTIQILSRRTKNNPVLIGEPGVGKTAIVEGLAQRIINGDVPSALQNRQLISLDMGSLLAGAKYRGEFEERIKNVLKKVKESDGKIILFIDEIHTVVGAGASGGSLDASNLLKPMLARGELRCIGATTISEHKQNIEKDPALERRFQKIKIVAPSIDDTVSILRGLRERYEVHHSVRISDNALVAAATLSERYINDRFLPDKAIDLIDEAASRLNMIITSKPEEIDEIDRKVLQFEMEKFSLKRETDDFSIERLKKINNELLSLKDRQAELGAQWKKEKDEIDEISTIKEEIESIQLKIDQAKRSFDLNKAAELEFGTLNSLQKKLKEKSESLVNSHKKGETSLLRQEVTFDDIAEVVSKWTTIPVQNLNQSEKDKLLSLESILQEKIIGQDSAIRAVADSIKRSRTGLNDPSKPLASFLFLGPTGVGKTELSKVVAKVIFDSNSSMTRLDMSEYMEKHSVSKIIGAPPGYLGFESGGQLTEAVRKNPYSLILLDEIEKAHKDILDILLQVLDDGIITDGQGRTINFKNSIIVLTSNLGSQSINDLSVRKEDTNEIKKVVDNELKKFFKPEFLNRLDEIVIFNNLELNDINEIAKIQLQNLEKRLNKKNLKLKITDEAINQLVENSFDHAYGARPLKRIIQKQIETKISNNILNNYYLNKDEIKIYLVNGELIVD; encoded by the coding sequence ATGAAAATAGTCCCCAGCGAATTCTCAAATTCTGCTTGGGACTGTTTTCTTTTTGGCAAAGAAATTGCTTATAGAAATTATCAACAAGACGTAGATTCTGACAATTTATTATTAGCTCTTATAAAAAAAGACAACCTTACAAAAAAGATCTTAAAAGAAAATAATGTAAATATCAAAAAAATTGAGAAAAAAATTATGTCTTCATTAAATTCGAAGTCAAAAATGAAAAATAAACAAGATAATTTATATATTGGTAATACTCTTTATGAGATATTTTCAAAAGCAAATGATATTAAAAATACTTTAGATGATGTAGTGATATCAACAGAACACTTAATTTACGGTTTCGCTTATGATGTTAAATACAGATTTCAAATTTTAAATCACAAAAGTATTCCAGAATTCCTTGAAACAATAAAGAAAATGAAGTCAGATCCATCAACAAAAAATGACTTTGATAATTTAAATGATTCTTTAGATAAATATGGTATTGATCTAACTCAATCAGCAAGGGATGGAATCTTAGATCCAGTTATTGGTAGAGATGAAGAAATTAGAAGAACAATTCAAATATTGAGTAGAAGAACAAAAAATAATCCTGTTCTTATTGGAGAACCTGGGGTTGGTAAAACAGCCATAGTGGAAGGGTTGGCTCAAAGAATTATTAATGGCGATGTACCTTCTGCACTACAAAATAGGCAACTAATTTCATTAGATATGGGTTCACTTTTAGCTGGGGCAAAATATCGTGGAGAATTTGAAGAAAGAATAAAAAATGTCCTAAAGAAAGTAAAGGAATCAGACGGTAAGATCATTCTATTTATTGATGAAATTCATACAGTAGTTGGTGCGGGTGCCAGTGGAGGTTCTTTAGATGCAAGTAACCTATTAAAACCAATGCTTGCGAGAGGAGAACTTAGATGTATTGGTGCTACGACTATTAGTGAACATAAACAAAATATAGAAAAAGATCCTGCTCTAGAACGAAGATTTCAGAAAATAAAAATTGTTGCACCTTCAATAGATGATACTGTATCAATTTTAAGAGGATTGAGAGAAAGATACGAAGTTCATCATAGTGTAAGAATTTCTGATAATGCTTTAGTTGCAGCTGCCACTCTTAGCGAAAGATATATTAACGACAGATTTCTTCCTGACAAAGCAATAGATCTAATCGATGAGGCAGCCTCAAGATTAAATATGATCATAACTTCCAAACCTGAAGAAATTGATGAAATAGATCGAAAAGTTTTACAGTTTGAGATGGAAAAATTCTCTTTAAAGAGAGAAACAGATGATTTTTCTATAGAAAGATTAAAAAAAATCAATAATGAACTTTTATCACTAAAAGATAGACAGGCAGAATTAGGCGCTCAATGGAAAAAAGAAAAAGATGAAATTGATGAGATTAGCACCATAAAAGAGGAAATTGAATCCATACAATTAAAAATAGATCAAGCCAAAAGGAGTTTTGACCTCAACAAAGCAGCAGAATTAGAATTTGGAACTTTAAATTCTTTACAAAAAAAATTGAAAGAAAAAAGTGAGTCCTTGGTTAATTCTCACAAAAAAGGAGAAACGAGTCTTTTAAGGCAAGAGGTAACATTCGATGATATTGCAGAAGTCGTGTCAAAATGGACGACGATTCCAGTACAGAACTTAAACCAGTCAGAAAAAGATAAGCTTTTAAGCCTAGAATCGATCCTTCAAGAAAAAATTATTGGGCAAGATAGTGCAATTAGAGCTGTTGCAGATTCCATCAAGAGATCAAGGACTGGTCTAAATGATCCAAGCAAGCCATTAGCCAGTTTTCTCTTTTTAGGTCCAACTGGTGTTGGAAAAACAGAGCTTAGTAAAGTTGTAGCAAAAGTAATATTCGATTCAAATTCTTCAATGACAAGACTGGATATGTCTGAATATATGGAAAAACATTCAGTTAGCAAAATCATAGGTGCGCCTCCTGGATATTTAGGTTTCGAATCAGGCGGTCAACTAACTGAAGCTGTACGCAAAAATCCTTATTCATTGATACTTCTTGATGAAATAGAGAAAGCTCATAAAGATATCTTAGATATTCTTTTACAGGTTCTTGATGATGGAATCATTACTGATGGTCAAGGTCGTACCATCAATTTCAAAAATTCAATCATCGTTCTCACAAGTAATTTAGGAAGTCAATCAATAAATGATTTATCAGTTAGAAAAGAAGATACAAATGAAATTAAAAAGGTTGTAGATAATGAACTTAAAAAATTTTTCAAGCCTGAGTTTTTAAATCGACTTGATGAAATAGTTATTTTTAATAATTTAGAATTAAATGACATAAATGAAATTGCAAAAATCCAGCTTCAAAATTTAGAAAAAAGACTTAACAAAAAAAACTTAAAATTAAAAATTACAGATGAGGCAATTAACCAACTTGTCGAGAATAGTTTCGATCATGCCTATGGTGCTAGGCCTTTAAAAAGAATTATTCAAAAACAAATTGAGACAAAAATTTCAAATAATATATTGAATAATTATTACCTTAATAAAGACGAGATTAAAATTTATCTGGTTAATGGAGAGCTAATTGTTGATTAA
- the hisIE gene encoding bifunctional phosphoribosyl-AMP cyclohydrolase/phosphoribosyl-ATP diphosphatase HisIE produces the protein MTYSTNFSIEDLHFDNYGLIPAIAQDWLDGSILMLAWMNKESLAMTLETKNVHYWSRSRSEIWRKGATSGSTQILKEIRFDCDNDALILLIEQNGLGACHTGEKSCFFNEIQINQNDKKEKRTTPFSNISSELFNTIHERSINPSEKSYTNQLLTKGSNTILKKIGEESAEFIMACKDNDKNSISNEAADLIYHLQVALMHKGVEWRDVLTVLESRRKN, from the coding sequence ATGACTTATTCAACTAATTTTTCTATAGAAGATCTACACTTTGATAATTATGGATTAATCCCCGCAATAGCACAAGATTGGCTAGACGGATCAATTCTTATGCTTGCTTGGATGAACAAAGAATCGTTGGCAATGACACTTGAAACCAAAAACGTTCATTACTGGAGTAGATCAAGATCAGAAATTTGGAGAAAAGGAGCTACAAGTGGAAGTACCCAAATACTTAAGGAGATAAGATTCGACTGCGATAATGATGCATTAATCCTTTTGATTGAACAAAATGGTTTAGGAGCATGTCACACTGGTGAAAAAAGTTGTTTTTTCAACGAAATCCAAATTAATCAAAATGATAAAAAAGAGAAAAGAACAACTCCCTTCTCAAATATTAGCTCTGAATTATTTAATACAATTCACGAAAGATCAATAAATCCATCAGAAAAAAGTTACACAAATCAATTATTAACAAAAGGCAGTAATACTATCTTGAAGAAAATAGGAGAGGAATCCGCAGAATTTATAATGGCGTGCAAAGATAATGATAAAAATTCAATCTCAAATGAAGCTGCTGATTTAATTTATCATCTACAAGTAGCCCTTATGCATAAAGGCGTTGAGTGGAGAGATGTACTTACTGTTCTAGAATCAAGAAGAAAAAATTAA